The nucleotide window TGAACTGTGTAAGCAAGATAGATATTGATACTATCTCCAGTCTCAATTAGTTTTCTAATTGGACCTTGCACGGCCAGATACATTGCTCCAATAACGGCAAGTATTGCAATGAGGTAACCCCAAAAGACTAGAGGTAGCCCATATGTCTTAAGAACAATACTCTTAGTTGAGCCCGTATTAACAAAATCTATTCTATCCTGCTCATCTTCTGAAACAGGAAACATATACATTAATCCCATGAAAACAATTTATTAGATGACTGCTTTTCTGGCAAGGTCTAATTTTGTCGGTTATTCAAGAAATCTTTACTTATTATTAACTAAATATTTTCTACTTGATCCCGATTATAGAATATATAAGGAGATTTTCATGAGGATTAATATCGGACATAAAATTCTTTTAAATTGTGGTGATACCATTTTTCATGTTTTCAACATTATTTATTTATAGCTCCTATACTAATACGTCTAAGAATTTAATGAATGAGAAGAAGCTCTCTATTCAATTCGTAATTCAAGCGGCCATGGCAGTTGTAAAAGATCATCAAGAAAAGGTAAAAAAAGGTGAGCTAACTTTGGAACAGGCAAAGAAGATGGCGGCGGCATCAATTGGGCGCATTCGCTATGGACAGGCCAAGGATGACTACTTATGGATAAATGATAGTTTTCCTAAAATGGTTGAGCATCCTGTGAAGTCTCTCGTTGGAAATGACCTTAATACATTTAAAGATAAAGTTGGAGATAAGATCTTTGTTAAGATGGTAGATATTGCTAAAGCAAGTGGCGATGGGTTTATTCAATACACATGGGTTGATAAGAAAGATAAGTCTAAGCATGTTCCTAAGTTATCTTATATTGCTTACGATAAAGATTGGGACTGGATTTTAGGGACGGGCATTTATATTGAGGATGTCAAAGCAACAATAAATAAGGCCCTCATCGAAGATATTACAAAAGTTATTATTGCTATGATTATCATCATTTTAGCAATTTCATTTGTAGTTAAGAAGAATATTCGTGGACCTCTTCTTTCAATTGCTGAGAAGCTATTTAAGACATCAGAATACGTTTCTAATGGCGCAAATAAGAGTTTGGATAATTGTAATCTCTTGTCCGCAGCTAGTCAGAATCAAGCTTCAAGTTTGCAGCAAACGGTCTCTTCTGTAGAAGAGATCAATGCCATGATACAGAGAAATTCCGCATCAGCTCAGGCCTCAAAAGATACATCACTAAAAAGTCAAAACTCTGCAAATAAAGGAAAGGGAAGTGTTGATGAAATGCTGGTGACTATTGAAGATATAACTAAGAATAATGAGAAAGTTATCAGTAGAATGAAACTTACAAATAGTGAAGTTTCTGAAATCTTAAATATTATTAAAAATATTAATGAGAAAACAAAAGTTATCAATGATATTGTTTTTCAGACGAAGCTTCTTTCATTCAACGCTTCTGTTGAGGCCGCAAGAGCTGGAGAGTCAGGAAAAGGTTTTGCTGTTGTAGCAGAAGAAATTGGTGCCCTCGCAAATATGTCCGGCTCAGCTAGTGAGGAGATTCGCGAACTCATTGACAGTAGTATGAATAAAGTTGAACAAATTGTTAATTCAACGACAAGTGTAATGGATGAGATGATTGCTGAAGGCACTCAAGCCGTTGATAAAGGAAAAGAAAAGGCCTATGAATGTAAGGTCATTCTCGATGAAATTATAGGCAATGTTGATCTTGTAAATAATCAGGTTAATGAAATTGCAAATGCATCTAAAGAGCAATCTCAAGGTGTTCATGAAATTTCTAAGGCCATGGAGATTTTAGATCAAGTAGGACATGAGAATAACTCTACAGTAATTGAGACGGCCGAAAGCTCTAAGCAACTTCAAAGAGAGGCCCAGGAGTTAATCCATGTTATTGAACAGGTTAAAGAAATGGTAGAAGGTAAGAGTAAGAAAGCTTCCTAGTCTTGTTCTATACAAGACTAAGGCAGATCTCTTCACCCTTGGTCATTTCAGCAATTTCTTCGTAATCATAGTGAGCGATATGAGAGGCAACTTCTAGAAATATACTTTGGTCTTCATAGAAGAATCTTTTATCGCTTTCAATATTTAATTTGAAAATTTCACAAAAACGAATCCAAAACTTTTCTTCAACTGCTGCTAAAGCAATATAGCGCTTATCCTTGGTTTGATACAGATTGTAACAAGGGTAGAGACCATTATGAAGAAACTTCTGTCTGGCCTGGGACTTCTTTGGCCAAAAAGATTCAAATATTTCTTTAGTTGATTCGAATAAGTAGCATTTATGAAAAGTGTGACAACCACTTCTACTAGTCTTTAATAATGCTGCTAAAAGGTCTGTTGCTACTTTATGTCCAAATCCAATCCCTGCAATAGGAAGAAATGGAGGGGCAACAATGGGAGCACTCTGATCTTGTACATGAAGTTTTAAAAGACCAGTTAAGGCCAGTGCATTTAAGTCATGCATGGCCTTTGTATGTTCTTTAGAGGCAAGTAACTCAATGACGGCCAAAGGTTTCGTACATGAAGAAAGATCTTGTTGATTTAGCCCAAGCTTATTTAAGAGCTTTTCTGGTAGACCTAAAATTACAGCATCACAATTTTCAAGTAACTCTTTAATCTTTAGTTTTATATCTGTGGCATTAAAATCTAGACGAATAATTTGCTTATTAGAATTCAGCTCTTCATACCAATGTGGAAAACTATCATCAAACTTCGCAAAAGCTCCATAGATAAATGGGTCTTTGAATTTTATATCTTCAACTTTTAAAACATTCGCACCAAGGCCTGCTAATAATTTTGAAGCAAGAGGCCCTGGTAGACGATGAGAGAAATCTAAAATTGTAAGTCCAGATAATAACTGAGTCATCTTCTATTCTTCATCTTGAGCTGAAGGTCTTAGAGTCTCAATAAACTTCTCTAGACCTTCACCAGTAAGCTCACACTCCGTTAATGTGCAAATTTCCCACTTATCTCCAACTTCAGTAGA belongs to Halobacteriovorax sp. HLS and includes:
- a CDS encoding methyl-accepting chemotaxis protein; this translates as MFSTLFIYSSYTNTSKNLMNEKKLSIQFVIQAAMAVVKDHQEKVKKGELTLEQAKKMAAASIGRIRYGQAKDDYLWINDSFPKMVEHPVKSLVGNDLNTFKDKVGDKIFVKMVDIAKASGDGFIQYTWVDKKDKSKHVPKLSYIAYDKDWDWILGTGIYIEDVKATINKALIEDITKVIIAMIIIILAISFVVKKNIRGPLLSIAEKLFKTSEYVSNGANKSLDNCNLLSAASQNQASSLQQTVSSVEEINAMIQRNSASAQASKDTSLKSQNSANKGKGSVDEMLVTIEDITKNNEKVISRMKLTNSEVSEILNIIKNINEKTKVINDIVFQTKLLSFNASVEAARAGESGKGFAVVAEEIGALANMSGSASEEIRELIDSSMNKVEQIVNSTTSVMDEMIAEGTQAVDKGKEKAYECKVILDEIIGNVDLVNNQVNEIANASKEQSQGVHEISKAMEILDQVGHENNSTVIETAESSKQLQREAQELIHVIEQVKEMVEGKSKKAS
- a CDS encoding CoA transferase — encoded protein: MTQLLSGLTILDFSHRLPGPLASKLLAGLGANVLKVEDIKFKDPFIYGAFAKFDDSFPHWYEELNSNKQIIRLDFNATDIKLKIKELLENCDAVILGLPEKLLNKLGLNQQDLSSCTKPLAVIELLASKEHTKAMHDLNALALTGLLKLHVQDQSAPIVAPPFLPIAGIGFGHKVATDLLAALLKTSRSGCHTFHKCYLFESTKEIFESFWPKKSQARQKFLHNGLYPCYNLYQTKDKRYIALAAVEEKFWIRFCEIFKLNIESDKRFFYEDQSIFLEVASHIAHYDYEEIAEMTKGEEICLSLV